The genomic interval GAACGCCATAACGCCCCCAAAGAGAGCCAGGAGCGCGAAGCCTTGCAAAACCCACTCCGAAACAGCTTGGTAAGGCATAAGAAAGCCGAAACCAAGAGATGCTCCCACCGTAGCGAGCAAAGGAAGGCAGCATGGGGTGGCTGCGGCCAAGGCAGCAAAAATACCGCCGATGGCGCCCGCTTTATCAAAATAGCTAAATTTTTCTGACATTTTTAACTCCTGCAACTATTAAGGAAAACTTTCCATATTTTGTGATATTAAGGCTACAAACACGGAAAATTGTATCCCGCATTCTTCCGTGTTGCAATGAAAAATAGAAAATAGTTTCACTTTCTATCTATTGCGATATTAGAGGTGAAACATGGAAAAAAAGTCACAAATTACGTCCCGATTCAAGTGTAAAGCTCATGGATCAGGTTCGTGCAGTGTTGCGTTATGTTTACCGCTTTGGCGGACAATCGCACCCGATCTATTGACGGCAATGTTTCGGCTGCGACACAAAAGCAGGCACTGAATGCTTTGGGAGCGATATTAAGCCATTTACCGAAGATTAGGATTGAATGTTGTCGTGCGACAGTGCGGCGATTTCTGCCGCAGGCGGCAAATAATGCCGCATCATTGTGACGTAAGGCACGATCCAGATCTCCTCTTTCGCGTCACTAATGCAGAAAATAACAGGGTTTTACTGTTTTGGTGCTTCCTTTGCTATCTCTGCCGCGCAGTAGAAAACATTTTAGGAGGCACACCATGAAAAGAGTTTTACTGGCATTTCTGATGGTTCTGGTCGGCATTGGATCGGGCTTTGCCAATTCAAACAAGGATTTTGGCAAGGGTCTGTTCGTTACGGTCGCAACGGGTGGCACGTCTGGCGTGTACTATCCGATTGGTGGCGCGATTTCAAACATCCTTTCACGCGATCTAGGTATCGACACTTCGGTGCAATCAACGGGTGCTTCGGTAGAAAACGTCAACCTGCTGGCACGCAACCGCGCAGAGCTGGCGATTGTCATGGCGGACACGGTAGCGCAGGCGTACAACAGCACCGGTGCTTTTGAAGGCAAGCCTTCGGTCAAGAATCTTCGTGGCCTTACGGCGCTGTATCCGAACTTTGTTCAGGTGGTTACCACATCAAAAAGCGGCATCACCAGCATTGATCAACTGAAAGGCAAGCGCGTTGGTGTTGGTGCGGCCAACTCCGGCGTTGAGCTGAATGCCCGTCTGGTGCTCGAAGCGCATGGCTTAACGTACGAAGATATCCGTCAGGATTACCTTTCGTACAGCGAAGCGGTAGATCAGATCAAAAACGGTATGATTGACGCGGCGTTTGTGACCAGCGGTGTGCCAAATGCTACGGTTATCGACTTGGCGACCACGCACGACGCGGTCATCCTCCCGATTGAAGGGGACGCTATCAAGTATCTGATGGAAAAGTATCCGTTCTTTTCAGCCGGCACTATTCCCGGTGGAACGTATACGCAGAAAGAAGACGTGAAAACAGCGACTATCACAAACCTATTGCTGGTCAATGCCACGCTTTCTGATGAAGTTGTTTACCGCATTACCAAATCACTTTTTGAAAATCTTGATTCGCTCTACAGCGCCCACAATGCCGCTCGCAACGTGAAGCTCGAAACGGTTGCTGATGGTATGCCGGTTCCTTTCCATCCTGGCGCAGAAAAGTACTTCAAAGAAGTAGGCGCGCTGAAATAAGCAGGGATTTCCTTGATGCGTACTCTGGCGTGTATGGCCACTTTTTTTCTGATGTTTATGGC from Chrysiogenes arsenatis DSM 11915 carries:
- a CDS encoding TAXI family TRAP transporter solute-binding subunit, whose translation is MKRVLLAFLMVLVGIGSGFANSNKDFGKGLFVTVATGGTSGVYYPIGGAISNILSRDLGIDTSVQSTGASVENVNLLARNRAELAIVMADTVAQAYNSTGAFEGKPSVKNLRGLTALYPNFVQVVTTSKSGITSIDQLKGKRVGVGAANSGVELNARLVLEAHGLTYEDIRQDYLSYSEAVDQIKNGMIDAAFVTSGVPNATVIDLATTHDAVILPIEGDAIKYLMEKYPFFSAGTIPGGTYTQKEDVKTATITNLLLVNATLSDEVVYRITKSLFENLDSLYSAHNAARNVKLETVADGMPVPFHPGAEKYFKEVGALK